Proteins from one Rosa chinensis cultivar Old Blush chromosome 7, RchiOBHm-V2, whole genome shotgun sequence genomic window:
- the LOC112179471 gene encoding uncharacterized protein LOC112179471, with the protein MALSLRTSSLLPRPCFHSSLSLLFYSSKTSESNPTAEYLINHHQFSPEAAFKASSTIAYLRNPAESDLVLSFLKESGFSKTHLEGVIQRIPRILCANLDTSIKPKIKIFQDLGFSDSDIAEIISSDPWILWRSADNRLGPALLVLKSILGCNADVCKLLKLCGRYLQHDLEKSLRANMELLKSLGIGSTQLVKYLFRFPRLYLRKQENILEFVERVDKMGFDRNSGMFISAIGIISSMRVETWEMKVKLFRSLGISEKDVFAMFRRSPHVFGISERKLKEVVDLLVSAGKFDIPFVINNPELLMYSVERRLKPRLKVLEILEKNNLLDEKPKLTTFCKYSEQKFAERYILPYANELGKHMSYEC; encoded by the coding sequence ATGGCACTCTCTCTCAGAACCTCGTCGCTTCTTCCCAGGCCCTGTTTTCACAGCTCACTCTCCCTCTTGTTTTACTCGTCCAAAACCTCAGAATCAAATCCAACAGCTGAATACTTAATTAACCACCACCAGTTTTCCCCTGAAGCGGCTTTTAAGGCCTCGTCAACTATCGCTTATCTCAGAAACCCAGCAGAGTCGGATTTGGTGCTTTCATTTCTCAAGGAGAGTGGTTTCTCCAAAACCCATCTCGAGGGAGTGATTCAAAGGATCCCCAGAATTCTATGTGCCAATCTCGACACTTCCATCAAACCGAAAATCAAGATTTTTCAAGATTTGGGCTTTTCGGATTCCGACATTGCCGAGATTATATCCTCTGACCCCTGGATTCTGTGGCGGAGTGCCGATAATCGGCTCGGTCCTGCTCTTCTCGTGTTGAAGAGCATTCTGGGTTGCAATGCCGATGTGTGTAAGCTGTTAAAGTTATGTGGGCGTTacctccaacatgatttggagAAGAGTTTGAGGGCTAATATGGAGTTGTTAAAGAGTTTGGGTATAGGTTCCACGCAGCTTGTTAAGTATTTGTTTCGATTTCCTAGATTGTATTTGCGTAAGCAGGAGAACATTTTGGAATTTGTTGAAAGGGTTGATAAAATGGGGTTTGATAGGAATTCCGGGATGTTCATATCAGCTATTGGGATCATTAGTTCTATGAGGGTGGAGACCTGGGAAATGAAGGTGAAGCTTTTCCGGAGTTTGGGGATTTCGGAAAAGGATGTCTTTGCTATGTTTAGGCGGTCGCCGCATGTGTTTGGTATATCTGAGAGGAAACTTAAGGAGGTAGTAGACCTGTTGGTCAGTGCTGGGAAGTTTGACATCCCGTTTGTGATTAATAATCCGGAGTTGCTTATGTATAGTGTTGAACGCAGGCTGAAACCAAGGCTAAAAGTTTTGGAGATTTTGGAAAAGAACAATTTACTTGATGAAAAACCTAAGTTGACCACATTCTGCAAGTACTCCGAGCAGAAGTTTGCTGAAAGATATATTCTTCCTTATGCAAATGAACTTGGGAAACATATGAGTTATGAATGCTGA
- the LOC112179866 gene encoding F-box protein At1g22220, with translation MEMDGFDRLPDPVILQIFDLVSDTKTLIRCLAVSKRFNSLVPHTDSLVLTVDRVISSDSDSDSDDDVSNLLASAFRYILKSLHSLVCPKPNNNNNPTRTRIPNCPAQILRCFHRVKRLAIDLPSGDLRLEKGTVLKWRAEFGKTLRTCVILGFRSVGETPSQVTAGAEPDLTGGLKVRVVWTISALIAASARHYLLKEVVREQSGLECLVLRDREAEGTVVMEKEGLRECREEGEEFADEDEGLDRCRTRVPSVRMRMRHVPRLELKGGLWVEGATLVVVRPSLVGGGGDMAVEDGELALRAFGNGLYGEVAQKLLKARSYLLEMNSF, from the coding sequence atgGAAATGGACGGCTTCGATCGGCTCCCGGACCCGGTGATCCTCCAGATCTTCGACCTGGTCTCGGACACCAAGACCCTCATTCGCTGCCTCGCCGTTTCGAAACGCTTCAACTCCCTCGTCCCCCACACCGACTCCCTAGTCCTCACCGTCGACCGCGTCATCTCCTCCGACTCCGACTCCGACTCAGACGACGACGTTTCCAACCTCCTCGCCTCCGCCTTCCGCTACATCCTCAAGTCTCTCCACAGCCTCGTCTGCCCCAagcccaacaacaacaacaacccgacccggacccggatCCCCAACTGCCCCGCCCAGATCCTCCGCTGCTTCCACCGCGTCAAGCGCCTCGCGATCGACCTCCCCTCCGGCGACCTCCGCCTCGAGAAGGGGACCGTTCTCAAGTGGAGAGCCGAGTTCGGGAAAACCCTCCGGACCTGCGTCATCCTAGGGTTCCGATCCGTCGGGGAGACTCCGTCGCAGGTGACGGCCGGAGCTGAGCCCGACTTAACCGGCGGGCTCAAGGTGCGGGTGGTGTGGACGATCAGTGCTCTGATCGCGGCGTCGGCGAGGCACTATTTGTTGAAAGAGGTGGTGAGGGAGCAGAGCGGGCTCGAATGTCTGGTTCTGAGGGACAGAGAGGCGGAGGGGACGGTGGTGATGGAGAAGGAGGGGTTGAGGGAGTGTAGAGAAGAAGGTGAGGAGTTTGCTGATGAGGACGAGGGGTTGGATAGGTGCAGGACTAGAGTGCCTAGtgtgaggatgaggatgaggcATGTGCCCAGATTGGAGCTCAAAGGCGGGCTTTGGGTCGAGGGTGCGACGCTCGTGGTGGTCCGGCCCAGTTTGGTAGGCGGCGGTGGCGACATGGCGGTGGAGGATGGGGAATTGGCGTTGAGGGCATTTGGGAATGGTTTGTATGGGGAGGTTGCGCAGAAGCTGCTCAAGGCCAGAAGCTATTTGCTGGAAATGAACTCATTCTGA